From a region of the Triticum aestivum cultivar Chinese Spring chromosome 7D, IWGSC CS RefSeq v2.1, whole genome shotgun sequence genome:
- the LOC123167709 gene encoding uncharacterized protein isoform X3 — MAALGTLVVYRTVFAALGCLMVGTLVYTCITDGSPFRAELLTPWMVTTLIDFYVNMAAISTWVVYKEGNWISSIFWVVLLICLGSATTCAYIVSKLFEITSSGLSQNPLDLLLLRQDNLPERKCSFVVIGRTIFSILGILMAALVTYTVITDGLPFRKDLLTPWMAATLIDFYINIFAISVWVVHRESTWISAVIWICLLICFGSITTCGYIVVQLLQVSYQDPVYHLLLNSHSKKI, encoded by the exons ATGGCGGCGTTAGGTACCCTGGTCGTGTACAGGACGGTGTTCGCGGCGCTCGGCTGCCTCATGGTGGGCACCCTGGTGTACACCTGCATCACCGACGGCTCGCCGTTTCGCGCCGAGCTGCTGACTCC GTGGATGGTGACAACACTGATTGATTTTTATGTAAATATGGCAGCAATTTCG ACTTGGGTTGTCTACAAGGAAGGAAATTGGATTAGTTCTATCTTCTGGGTAGTACTGTTGATTTGTCTTGGCAG TGCCACTACATGTGCTTATATTGTTAGCAAGTTATTTGAGATAACATCTTCAGGGCTTTCCCAAAATCCACTTGATCTTTTGCTGCTCAG GCAAGATAATCTACCCGAAAGGAAGTGTTCTTTTGTCGTCATCGGGAGAACTATTTTCAGCATTTTGGGCATACTCATGGCTGCACTTGTCACGTATACTGTCATTACAGATGGATTGCCTTTCAGGAAGGATTTGTTGACACC GTGGATGGCTGCAACCTTAATTGACTTCTATATAAATATCTTTGCAATATCG GTATGGGTTGTTCACAGGGAGTCGACTTGGATCTCAGCAGTCATTTGGAtatgcttgttgatatgctttgGAAG CATCACAACATGTGGCTATATTGTGGTTCAACTTCTCCAAGTGTCATACCAAGACCCAGTCTACCATCTGCTACTGAATTCCCATAGCAA GAAGATCTGA
- the LOC123167709 gene encoding uncharacterized protein isoform X1: MAALGTLVVYRTVFAALGCLMVGTLVYTCITDGSPFRAELLTPWMVTTLIDFYVNMAAISTWVVYKEGNWISSIFWVVLLICLGSATTCAYIVSKLFEITSSGLSQNPLDLLLLRQDNLPERKCSFVVIGRTIFSILGILMAALVTYTVITDGLPFRKDLLTPWMAATLIDFYINIFAISVWVVHRESTWISAVIWICLLICFGSITTCGYIVVQLLQVSYQDPVYHLLLNSHSKYGIAPLQKI; encoded by the exons ATGGCGGCGTTAGGTACCCTGGTCGTGTACAGGACGGTGTTCGCGGCGCTCGGCTGCCTCATGGTGGGCACCCTGGTGTACACCTGCATCACCGACGGCTCGCCGTTTCGCGCCGAGCTGCTGACTCC GTGGATGGTGACAACACTGATTGATTTTTATGTAAATATGGCAGCAATTTCG ACTTGGGTTGTCTACAAGGAAGGAAATTGGATTAGTTCTATCTTCTGGGTAGTACTGTTGATTTGTCTTGGCAG TGCCACTACATGTGCTTATATTGTTAGCAAGTTATTTGAGATAACATCTTCAGGGCTTTCCCAAAATCCACTTGATCTTTTGCTGCTCAG GCAAGATAATCTACCCGAAAGGAAGTGTTCTTTTGTCGTCATCGGGAGAACTATTTTCAGCATTTTGGGCATACTCATGGCTGCACTTGTCACGTATACTGTCATTACAGATGGATTGCCTTTCAGGAAGGATTTGTTGACACC GTGGATGGCTGCAACCTTAATTGACTTCTATATAAATATCTTTGCAATATCG GTATGGGTTGTTCACAGGGAGTCGACTTGGATCTCAGCAGTCATTTGGAtatgcttgttgatatgctttgGAAG CATCACAACATGTGGCTATATTGTGGTTCAACTTCTCCAAGTGTCATACCAAGACCCAGTCTACCATCTGCTACTGAATTCCCATAGCAAGTATGGAATCGCACCCTTGCA GAAGATCTGA
- the LOC123167709 gene encoding uncharacterized protein isoform X2, whose translation MAALGTLVVYRTVFAALGCLMVGTLVYTCITDGSPFRAELLTPWMVTTLIDFYVNMAAISTWVVYKEGNWISSIFWVVLLICLGSATTCAYIVSKLFEITSSGLSQNPLDLLLLRQDNLPERKCSFVVIGRTIFSILGILMAALVTYTVITDGLPFRKDLLTPWMAATLIDFYINIFAISVWVVHRESTWISAVIWICLLICFGSITTCGYIVVQLLQVSYQDPVYHLLLNSHSKYGIAPLQ comes from the exons ATGGCGGCGTTAGGTACCCTGGTCGTGTACAGGACGGTGTTCGCGGCGCTCGGCTGCCTCATGGTGGGCACCCTGGTGTACACCTGCATCACCGACGGCTCGCCGTTTCGCGCCGAGCTGCTGACTCC GTGGATGGTGACAACACTGATTGATTTTTATGTAAATATGGCAGCAATTTCG ACTTGGGTTGTCTACAAGGAAGGAAATTGGATTAGTTCTATCTTCTGGGTAGTACTGTTGATTTGTCTTGGCAG TGCCACTACATGTGCTTATATTGTTAGCAAGTTATTTGAGATAACATCTTCAGGGCTTTCCCAAAATCCACTTGATCTTTTGCTGCTCAG GCAAGATAATCTACCCGAAAGGAAGTGTTCTTTTGTCGTCATCGGGAGAACTATTTTCAGCATTTTGGGCATACTCATGGCTGCACTTGTCACGTATACTGTCATTACAGATGGATTGCCTTTCAGGAAGGATTTGTTGACACC GTGGATGGCTGCAACCTTAATTGACTTCTATATAAATATCTTTGCAATATCG GTATGGGTTGTTCACAGGGAGTCGACTTGGATCTCAGCAGTCATTTGGAtatgcttgttgatatgctttgGAAG CATCACAACATGTGGCTATATTGTGGTTCAACTTCTCCAAGTGTCATACCAAGACCCAGTCTACCATCTGCTACTGAATTCCCATAGCAAGTATGGAATCGCACCCTTGCAGTAA